In a genomic window of Muntiacus reevesi chromosome 1, mMunRee1.1, whole genome shotgun sequence:
- the SWSAP1 gene encoding ATPase SWSAP1, translating into MAETLRRVLNLGSAAGPGKNTAEAEPPLLLLGGPGSGKTALLFAAALEAAGEGRGPVLFLTRRPLQSLPRRTGPALEPLRLQKIRFQYPPSTRELLRLLCSAHEARGPAPSLLLLDGLEEYLVEDPGSQEAAYLAALLLDTAVHFSHRAGPGRGCGLIVALQTQEEGGDSGNALQLALLQRYFPAQCWLQPDASGPGQCCLRASLEPGGLGPREEWGVTFQPDGEMTITPWPTQAGDTSSHKGSRSGGQP; encoded by the exons ATGGCGGAGACGCTGAGGCGAGTGCTAAACTTGGGCAGCGCGGCGGGCCCCGGAAAGAACACAGCTGAGGCCGAACCGCCTTTGCTGCTGCTCGGCGGTCCAGGCTCTGGAAAGACAGCGCTGCTATTCGCGGCGGCCCTGGAGGCGGCAGGGGAAGGCCGAGGCCCGGTCCTCTTCCTGACCCGGAGGCCCCTTCAAAGCCTGCCCCGCAGGACTGGACCGGCGCTGGAACCACTGCGATTACAA aagATCCGCTTCCAGTACCCACCCTCAACCCGTGAGCTCCTCCGGCTTCTGTGCTCTGCCCACGAGGCCCGTGGACCAGCCCCCTCACTCTTGCTGCTTGATGGCCTGGAGGAGTACCTAGTAGAAGACCCTGGGTCCCAGGAAGCCGCTTACCTGGCTGCCCTGCTTCTGGACACAGCTGTCCACTTCAGCCACCGGGCTGGGCCTGGCCGGGGCTGTGGGCTCATTGTGGCCCTCcagacccaggaggaaggaggagacagtggaaacgcTCTTCAGCTGGCACTCCTTCAGAGGTATTTCCCTGCCCAGTGCTGGCTGCAGCCGGATGCATCAGGCCCAGGACAGTGCTGCCTCCGAGCCTCcctggagccaggtgggctgggcCCCAGGGAAGAATGGGGGGTGACTTTTCAACCAGATGGAGAGATGACAATCACCCCATGGCCCACCCAGGCAGGTGACACCAGCTCGCACAAAGGTTCAAGGTCTGGAGGCCAACCGTGA
- the EPOR gene encoding erythropoietin receptor, whose product MYHLPAPLRPGIGFLCLLLAGAAWAPPPNPPDPKFENKAALLTAREPNEFLCFTERLEDLVCFWEEAASAGVGPDNYSFSYQLEGEPWKPCRLHQAPTARGLVRFWCSLPTADTSSFVPLELHVTAASSGASRYRRTIHINEVVLLDPPARLVARRADEGGHVVLRWLPPPGAPMASLIRYEVNISAENAAGGAQRVEILDGRTECLLSNLRGGTRYTFTVRARMAEPSFGGFWSAWSEPASLLTASDLDPLILTLSLVLVLILLLLAVLALLSHRRTLKQKIWPGIPSPESEFEGLFTTHKGNFQLWLYQTDGCLWWSPSTPFPEDPPAPLEVLSECCWGVTQAVEPGADDGGPLLEPVGSEHARDSYLVLDKWLLPRSQPSEDLLQPGGSLDTVTIDEASEASSCTSALALKPGPEGASAASFEYTILDPSSQLLRPRALPPELLPTPPHLKYLYLVVSDSGISTDYSSGGSQEAQGGSSNGPYSNPYENSLIPAPKPSPPSYVACS is encoded by the exons ATGTATCATCTCCCGGCACCCCTCCGGCCTGGAATTGGCTTCCTCTGCCTCTTGCTCGCTGGGGCAGCCTGGGCTCCCCCACCCAATCCACCGGACCCCAAGTTTGAAAACAAAG CGGCCCTGCTGACAGCCCGCGAGCCTAATGAGTTTCTGTGCTTCACCGAGCGCTTGGAGGACTTGGTGTGTTTCTGGGAGGAAGCGGCTAGCGCCGGGGTCGGCCCGGACAACTACAGCTTCTCTTACCAGCTCGA GGGTGAGCCGTGGAAGCCATGCCGCCTGCATCAGGCGCCCACCGCCCGCGGCTTGGTGCGTTTCTGGTGCTCGCTGCCTACAGCCGACACGTCGAGCTTCGTGCCCCTAGAGCTGCACGTCACTGCGGCCTCCTCGGGCGCTTCACGCTACCGCCGTACCATTCACATCAACGAAGTGG TGCTCCTAGACCCTCCCGCCAGGCTTGTGGCTCGGCGAGCCGACGAGGGCGGCCACGTGGTACTGCGCTGGCTCCCGCCGCCTGGGGCACCCATGGCGAGCCTTATCCGCTATGAGGTGAACATCTCGGCAGAGAACGCCGCAGGGGGCGCACAGAGG GTGGAGATCCTCGACGGCCGCACGGAGTGCTTGCTGAGCAACCTGCGGGGCGGAACGCGCTACACCTTCACGGTACGCGCGCGTATGGCCGAGCCCAGCTTCGGTGGCTTCTGGAGCGCCTGGTCCGAGCCTGCGTCACTGCTGACGGCTAGTG actTGGACCCCCTCATCCTGACTCTTTCCCTCGTCCTCGTGCTCATTCTACTGCTGCTGGCCGTACTAGCCCTGCTCTCCCACCGCCG GACTCTGAAGCAGAAGATCTGGCCTGGCATCCCAAGCCCTGAGAGCGAGTTTGAAGGCCTCTTCACCACCCACAAGGGTAACTTCCAG CTGTGGCTGTACCAGACTGACGGCTGTCTGTGGTGGAGCCCCAGCACCCCCTTCCCAGAGGACCCACCTGCCCCCCTGGAAGTCCTCTCTGAATGCTGCTGGGGGGTGACGCAGGCAGTGGAACCAGGGGCAGATGACGGGGGGCCCCTCCTGGAGCCAGTGGGCAGTGAGCATGCCCGAGACAGCTACCTGGTGCTGGACAAGTGGCTGCTGCCCCGGAGTCAGCCAAGTGAGGACCTCTTGCAGCCTGGCGGCAGTTTGGACACAGTGACCATAGATGAAGCTTCAGAAGCGTCCTCCTGCACATCCGCTTTGGCCCTGAAGCCTGGGCCGGAGGGGGCCTCTGCTGCCAGCTTTGAGTACACCATTCTTGACCCCAGCTCCCAGCTCTTGCGCCCAAGGGCACTGCCCCCTgagctgctccccaccccaccccacctaaAGTACCTATACCTcgtggtgtccgactctggcATCTCAACTGACTACAGCTCAGGGGGTTCCCAGGAAGCCCAGGGGGGTTCATCCAATGGCCCCTACTCCAACCCTTATGAGAACAGCCTCATCCCAGCCCCCAAGCCTTCACCCCCGAGCTACGTGGCCTGCTCCTAG